A single window of Micrococcaceae bacterium Sec5.1 DNA harbors:
- a CDS encoding sulfite oxidase — protein MSKHHVKQDAAKAVITGQPTEGPLTHEELQLSGRNHSMPLEALHDDITPAGLHYLLIHFDIPHVTAEEWRLRLGGALNNSLELSLDDIKSRPSVTMPVTMECAGNGRSLLQPRPLSQPWVLGAVGTAEWTGTPLAPLLEEAGLASDAVELVFTGADSGIQGGVEEPYARSLSIAEAMHPEVMLVYAMNGNPLPIQHGFPLRLLVPGWYGMASVKWLTSIEAVTSRFMGFQQAVAYHYLQGPDGPGLPVSHIRVRSLMVPPGIPDFFTRRRVVDAGPVMLHGRAWSGHGEVERVEVGIDGEWMPAHLEPAMGDFAWRSWTMVWVASPGEHELRCRAMDSSGALQPSDQVWNYQGIGNNMAQRVEVTVR, from the coding sequence ATGTCCAAACACCATGTCAAGCAAGACGCGGCGAAAGCCGTCATCACGGGACAGCCGACCGAAGGTCCCCTGACCCACGAAGAGTTGCAGCTCTCCGGCCGCAACCATTCAATGCCGCTCGAAGCCCTCCACGACGACATCACGCCAGCAGGCCTGCACTATCTGCTCATTCACTTCGATATCCCGCACGTTACCGCCGAGGAATGGCGCCTGCGGCTCGGTGGCGCCCTTAATAACAGTCTGGAACTGAGCCTCGACGACATCAAGTCGCGGCCCTCAGTCACCATGCCTGTCACCATGGAGTGCGCCGGAAATGGACGCTCACTGCTGCAGCCACGTCCGCTCAGCCAGCCTTGGGTGCTGGGAGCTGTAGGCACTGCGGAATGGACTGGAACTCCGTTGGCACCACTGCTGGAGGAGGCAGGGTTGGCGAGTGACGCCGTCGAACTTGTCTTTACCGGCGCCGACAGCGGTATCCAGGGTGGAGTGGAGGAACCATACGCCCGTAGTCTTTCGATTGCCGAAGCGATGCATCCCGAAGTCATGTTGGTCTACGCCATGAACGGCAACCCGCTACCGATCCAGCACGGTTTCCCGCTGCGGCTGTTGGTGCCCGGCTGGTATGGCATGGCAAGCGTGAAGTGGTTGACCTCCATCGAGGCAGTGACTTCACGTTTCATGGGATTCCAACAGGCCGTGGCGTATCACTACCTTCAGGGACCCGATGGGCCAGGTTTGCCCGTGTCGCACATTCGCGTCCGCTCCCTGATGGTGCCGCCCGGGATTCCTGATTTCTTTACCCGACGCCGGGTAGTGGATGCCGGTCCTGTGATGCTGCACGGCAGGGCGTGGTCCGGTCACGGCGAAGTGGAACGGGTGGAGGTGGGGATCGACGGCGAATGGATGCCGGCCCATCTGGAACCCGCTATGGGTGATTTTGCCTGGCGTTCGTGGACCATGGTGTGGGTTGCGAGCCCGGGCGAGCACGAGTTGCGGTGCCGTGCGATGGACTCCTCAGGTGCGCTGCAGCCCAGCGACCAAGTGTGGAACTACCAGGGCATCGGGAACAACATGGCCCAGCGGGTTGAGGTGACGGTTCGGTAG